The Methylophilus sp. TWE2 region GACGAGTGGCCAGGAGGTTAAGCGCGGCAAACCGCATCCTGATATTTACTTACTAGCGCTTGAGAAACTGGGGCTGCCCGCAGACGAATGTATCGCGTTTGAAGACAGCGAGCTGGGCGCACAGGCGGCGATTGCGGCTGGTTTGCGTGTGGTGGTGGTGCCTGACCTCAGGCAACCCAGCGAGCAGGTGCGGGCAAACGCACACCAGGTGGTAGAAAGCTTGCAACACTGGCTGGAGCACCATGACAGCCTGGTTGGATGCGATTTATCGCGGACGCAGTAACCAGGCCGTTTCTTCAGCAGGGTATTGGCCCTTCATGCCTTTCTCCTGGTAAGTACTGGCCCGTTCTGTCAGCACATAGTGTGGCTCATAGTGGGCGCTAACTTCTGTTCTGCTCACACTAAATGGCGGGCCAGGCACCAGCGACTGATCATATTGAAAGCTGATCAGCAGTTGCGGTGCCGTTTGCGTGATGGACATCAGATGACGAGAATATTGCTTGCGCATTTCGTCTGGCAAGGCAATGAGTGCTGCGCGGTCATAAATGGCATCCACAGTGCCTAGCTGGTCTTGCGTTAACGCGAAAAAGTCGCCCTGCAATATCTCTATCTGCTCGGTACGATAATGTCTCAGTGAGCCTGATTGCGTGATCTCTGGGGCTAGTTTGAGTTCTGTAAAAAAAGCGTCCACTGCTAACTGGCTCAGTTCAGCGCCAACCACCTGATACCCTTGCGCCAGCAACCAATGCATATCCAGTGATTTACCGCACAGCGGAACAAAGACGCGCTGACCAGCCT contains the following coding sequences:
- the tmpT gene encoding thiopurine S-methyltransferase, whose protein sequence is MQHDFWHQRWQNQQIGFHQGDINPFLLAHLQALGLQAGQRVFVPLCGKSLDMHWLLAQGYQVVGAELSQLAVDAFFTELKLAPEITQSGSLRHYRTEQIEILQGDFFALTQDQLGTVDAIYDRAALIALPDEMRKQYSRHLMSITQTAPQLLISFQYDQSLVPGPPFSVSRTEVSAHYEPHYVLTERASTYQEKGMKGQYPAEETAWLLRPR